From a single Flavobacteriales bacterium genomic region:
- a CDS encoding dehydrogenase, which yields MKFERRKYSNRQLTDLYRALLTPRLIEEKMLVLLRQGRISKWFSGIGQEAISVGATLALDDDEFILPMHRNLGVFTGRNVPLERLFAQFQGKASGFTKGRDRSFHFGSMEHHIIGMISHLGPQLGIADGIALAHKLNKEPKVTAVFTGDGATSEGDFHEALNVAAVWDLPVLFVIENNGYGLSTPSREQFRCEYMIDKAKGYGMEAVQIDGNNILEVYYTFRQLARSVRKNPRPVMVECLTFRMRGHEEASGTKYVPTELMDHWAKKDPLVNYESYLLEEGVITKQEQQQIRDEIKSAIQAALDIAFAEPAIEAHTAEEVADVYQDHTPVLPSVPSGQVRDLRFVDAVSEGLRQSMETFPNLVIMGQDVAEYGGVFKVTEGFTDAFGRDRVRNTPLCESAIVGAALGLSMHGYKAIVEMQFADFVTCGFNQIVNNLAKLHYRWGRFADVVVRMPTGAGVSAGPFHSQSNEAWFTHTPGLKVVYPAFPEDAKGLLIAAIEDPNPVMFFEHKALYRSVTGPVHDDCFAMELGKARCVREGEDITIVTYGFGVHWALEVLDRHPEISADLIDLRTLVPLDTDTLLESVRKTGKAIVLHEDTLTGGFGGEIASLITERAFESLDGPVVRCGSLDTPIPFTSSLETNFLPMERFESKLLELWSY from the coding sequence ATGAAATTCGAACGAAGGAAATACAGCAACCGGCAGCTGACCGATTTGTACCGGGCACTGCTGACCCCAAGGCTGATCGAGGAGAAAATGCTGGTACTCCTGCGGCAGGGGAGAATCTCAAAGTGGTTCTCCGGGATCGGACAGGAAGCCATTTCCGTGGGCGCCACCCTGGCATTGGACGACGATGAGTTCATCCTGCCCATGCACCGCAACCTGGGCGTGTTCACCGGCCGCAATGTACCGCTCGAACGCCTGTTCGCCCAGTTCCAGGGCAAAGCATCCGGCTTTACCAAAGGCCGCGACCGCTCGTTCCATTTCGGTTCCATGGAACACCACATCATAGGGATGATCAGCCACCTCGGACCCCAGCTCGGTATTGCCGATGGCATAGCCCTGGCACATAAGCTGAACAAAGAACCAAAAGTAACCGCCGTGTTCACCGGCGACGGTGCCACCAGCGAAGGCGACTTTCACGAAGCACTGAACGTAGCCGCCGTATGGGACCTGCCCGTTTTGTTTGTGATCGAGAACAACGGGTACGGACTTTCAACTCCATCCCGCGAACAGTTCCGCTGTGAGTATATGATTGATAAAGCCAAAGGATACGGCATGGAGGCAGTGCAGATCGATGGCAACAACATCCTCGAAGTATATTATACCTTCCGGCAACTGGCCCGATCCGTCAGAAAGAACCCCCGCCCTGTTATGGTGGAATGCCTCACCTTTCGCATGCGCGGGCACGAAGAAGCTTCAGGTACCAAATATGTTCCCACCGAACTGATGGACCATTGGGCAAAAAAAGACCCCCTGGTCAATTACGAATCCTACCTGCTCGAAGAAGGTGTGATCACCAAACAGGAGCAACAACAGATTCGCGACGAGATTAAATCCGCGATTCAGGCCGCATTGGATATCGCCTTTGCCGAACCCGCTATTGAAGCCCATACTGCTGAGGAAGTCGCTGATGTATATCAAGACCATACACCGGTATTGCCATCTGTACCATCCGGTCAGGTCCGTGATTTACGTTTTGTAGATGCCGTGAGCGAAGGCCTCCGTCAATCCATGGAAACCTTCCCGAACCTGGTGATCATGGGGCAGGATGTGGCAGAGTACGGAGGTGTTTTTAAAGTCACCGAAGGCTTTACCGATGCATTCGGCCGCGACAGGGTGCGCAACACCCCGCTATGTGAAAGTGCCATCGTGGGTGCGGCACTCGGACTTTCCATGCATGGATACAAGGCCATAGTGGAAATGCAGTTTGCAGATTTTGTGACCTGTGGCTTCAACCAAATTGTGAACAACCTGGCCAAGCTCCATTACCGCTGGGGAAGGTTTGCCGATGTGGTGGTGCGCATGCCCACCGGGGCAGGCGTCTCCGCAGGCCCATTCCATTCCCAATCCAATGAAGCCTGGTTCACACATACACCCGGACTCAAAGTCGTGTACCCGGCCTTCCCCGAAGATGCCAAGGGGTTGCTCATAGCCGCCATCGAAGATCCGAACCCGGTGATGTTTTTTGAACACAAAGCCCTCTACAGAAGTGTAACGGGGCCGGTGCATGATGACTGCTTCGCCATGGAACTCGGCAAGGCCAGGTGTGTGAGGGAAGGAGAAGATATCACCATTGTTACCTACGGTTTCGGGGTGCACTGGGCCCTCGAAGTGCTCGACCGCCACCCGGAAATATCCGCCGACCTGATTGATCTGAGAACCCTGGTGCCTCTGGATACGGATACCCTTCTTGAAAGCGTAAGGAAAACCGGAAAGGCCATCGTGTTGCATGAAGATACGCTGACCGGCGGGTTTGGTGGCGAAATAGCATCCCTGATCACCGAGCGTGCATTTGAATCGCTGGATGGCCCGGTTGTGCGCTGCGGGTCGTTGGATACCCCGATACCCTTTACATCTTCCCTGGAAACGAACTTTCTTCCTATGGAAAGATTTGAATCGAAGTTGCTGGAGCTTTGGTCATACTGA
- a CDS encoding toxin-antitoxin system YwqK family antitoxin codes for MILKKPGKKEEALWIGFYMLPFVALIAPNNRSVPFGLLLGTLSGLLAILVFLLVRRHKRWVRWVTQAGCILLAVAVNSIYQKEVVYRLNNRLDEKYYRSGQIRSRVRIVDGQRQGVWMSWHENGFLEERGYFIHDQPAGKWLYYFDNGRREQEGVYVNGVKTGIWRWWYQNGGFRARMHYLNDKLYGSWVYWHENGNIAEFGDFRNNYELGKWLYQDEQKDIGRIRWFNKGKLTDELIFRQ; via the coding sequence ATGATCCTGAAGAAGCCGGGTAAGAAGGAAGAAGCATTGTGGATTGGTTTCTACATGCTGCCATTCGTAGCATTGATCGCTCCGAACAACCGGTCTGTTCCTTTCGGTCTTCTGCTGGGCACGTTGAGCGGCCTGCTGGCGATTCTGGTTTTCCTGCTTGTCAGGCGCCACAAGAGGTGGGTGCGTTGGGTCACCCAGGCGGGCTGCATCCTGCTGGCGGTTGCGGTGAATTCCATCTACCAGAAAGAGGTTGTTTACAGGTTGAACAACAGGCTGGACGAGAAATACTACCGGAGCGGACAAATCAGGTCAAGGGTTCGCATAGTGGATGGACAGCGGCAGGGTGTATGGATGTCATGGCACGAGAACGGGTTCCTGGAAGAAAGGGGATATTTTATTCACGATCAACCGGCGGGCAAATGGCTGTATTACTTTGACAACGGACGCCGGGAACAGGAAGGAGTGTATGTAAACGGTGTAAAAACAGGCATCTGGCGATGGTGGTACCAGAATGGCGGATTCAGGGCCCGCATGCACTACCTGAACGACAAGCTGTACGGAAGCTGGGTGTATTGGCACGAGAACGGCAACATCGCTGAGTTCGGCGACTTCAGGAACAACTATGAGTTGGGTAAATGGCTCTACCAGGACGAGCAGAAAGACATCGGAAGGATCCGGTGGTTTAACAAAGGCAAATTAACAGATGAGCTTATCTTCAGACAATAG